One Phaseolus vulgaris cultivar G19833 chromosome 2, P. vulgaris v2.0, whole genome shotgun sequence DNA window includes the following coding sequences:
- the LOC137809924 gene encoding uncharacterized protein, with protein MAAEIIPSPRKARTPERADRTKHCEYHKNHGHHTEECIGLKDRIEELIHAGQLKRFVRGGNARVWLSPERDVRGRELGERRVERFERRENKRVEKRDDRRIGRPEERGDRIYQNTQSVRRNRERSLGRSVRGFINTILGGFSGKESLSARKQHWRSIWAVNHVFKRTLPPMLFTDEDFQEIDPDHDDPMVITVEIAEYAVMKTLVDQRSSVDILFWDTFKRLHLREEDIVPFREQIIGFSGERVNTKGYVDLITTFGRGSKIKKIKIRYLVVDASTSYNVLLGRSSLNKLGAIVSTPHLAMKFPT; from the coding sequence ATGGCAGCCGAAATAATACCATCACCAAGAAAAGCAAGAACACCGGAAAGAGCAGACCGCACCAAACATTGTgaatatcataaaaatcatggtCATCATACAGAAGAATGCATTGGGTTGAAAGACAGAATAGAAGAGTTGATTCATGCGGGACAGTTAAAACGTTTTGTTCGAGGGGGAAACGCAAGAGTATGGTTGAGCCCTGAGAGAGATGTGAGAGGAAGAGAGCTGGGTGAAAGAAGGGTGGAAAGGTTTGAGAGGAGAGAAAATAAACGAGTGGAAAAAAGAGATGATAGAAGGATTggaagaccagaagaaagaggTGATAGAATTTATCAAAACACCCAGTCAGTAAGACGAAACAGGGAGCGAAGTTTGGGAAGGTCGGTTAGGGGGTTTATAAATACGATCTTGGGAGGTTTCTCTGGGAAGGAGTCCTTGTCAGCAAGAAAGCAACATTGGAGAAGTATCTGGGCTGTTAATCATGTTTTTAAAAGAACtttgccaccaatgcttttcACAGACGAAGACTTTCAAGAAATTGATCCAGATCATGATGATCCTATGGTGATAACAGTCGAAATAGCCGAATATGCTGTCATGAAGACCTTGGTTGATCAAAGGAGTTCGGTTGATATCTTGTTTTGGGATACGTTTAAAAGGTTACATTTGAGAGAAGAAGACATAGTGCCTTTCCGAGAGCAAATCATTGGCTTTTCGGGCGAAAGAGTTAACACAAAAGGGTATGTTGATTTGATAACAACATTTGGAAGAGGtagcaaaattaaaaaaattaaaatccgaTATTTGGTGGTGGATGCATCCACTTCATACAATGTGTTGTTAGGACGGTCTTCCTTAAATAAGTTAGGAGCAATCGTATCAACACCGCACCTGGCCATGAAATTCCCAACATAA